The Sporosarcina sp. Te-1 DNA window GGCTGGAATTGATAGCCAGCAAAATTCGTTCCGTCGTAGGAAATGACAGCTTTGACTCGTTTCATCCTATCCCTCCTAGCTCCGAAGCAACAGTAAAGCGACCAGCAATAAGCCAAAGATGACTAGTGCGATCGTATCACGCCATTGCCAATCCAATTGACGGTATCTCGTGCGTCCCTCTCCTCCGCGATAGCCGCGGACTTCCATCGCGATAGCTAAATCCTCAGCCCGCTTAAATGCACTTACGAACAATGGGACCAGCAACGGTACGACCGCCTTGATTCGTTCTTTCAGAGACCCCGTGGTCAAATCAGAACCCCGAGCAAGCTGGGCCTTCATGATTTTATCTGTCTCGTCCATCAAGGTTGGTATAAACCTAAGTGAAATGGACATCATGAGCGCCAGTTCATGGACAGGAAGCTTCAGCTTTTTTAATGGATTCAGCAACGTTTCCATCCCGTCCGTTATGGAAATCGGAGATGTCGTCAGCGTCAAAATCGTCGTCATCAAGACGAGAACGAGAAAACGAATGGAAATATAAATCCCCTGGCGCAGCCCTTCCTCATAAATTCGAATAAATTTCCACTCGAACAGGATTGGGCCTTCTTTTGTGAAAATGAAATGCATTAATAGCGTAAAAGCGACGAGGAATAAAATCGGTTTCAATCCGTTAAATAAAAAGTAGAACCGGATTCTTGCCGTTATGATCGTCAGCAGCGTAAACGCCAGTAAGACTGCATATGTCGCTGTGTTATTCGCAAAAAAGACAGCCACGATAAATAGAAAGACGAAAATCAACTTCGAGCGGGGATCCAGCCGATGGACGAAGGAATGGCCTGGTATATAACGGCCAAATATCATTTTCTCCATCATTTCTGGCCACCTGCTTCCTTCAAGACCACAGCCATCTCTTTTGCGAGCTGTTCCTCCGTCAAAGCAAGCCGTCCGAGCGGTTTTCCAGTCAATTTTTCGAAATCACGCTGGAATCGTACAGAACGCGGAATCCCTAACCGGTAGGAAGCCAGCTCCTCCGCCTTCCCGAAGACATCTTCCGGCGTGCCGGAAAGGACGGACGTTCCATCATGCATGACGAGGACTTGATCAGCATATCTCGCAGCATCCTCCATACTATGCGTAACAAGGACGGTTGTCAGGTTCTCCTCCACATGCAAACGGTGGAACAGTTCCATGATCTCTTTCCTGCCTCGCGGATCGAGCCCCGCTGTCGGTTCATCCAAAATTAAAACAGATGGATTAAATGCAAGGACTCCTGCAATAGCTACTCTTCGCATTTGGCCGCCCGAGAGATCAAACGGCGATTTTTGTGCGACATCCGGCGGCAAGCCAAGAAGCTTGATCAGTTCATGTGCCCTGCTTCTAGCCTCCTCTACCGGAATGCCAAAATTCAAAGGTCCGAACATAATATCCTTCTCAACCGTTTCCTCAAACAGTTGATGTTCAGGAAATTGAAAGACGATGCCGACTTGCTTCCTGACATCCTTCAAGGCCTTCCCCTTTGTATCCGATGTAATGACTGTCGAACCGACACACACAGAGCCTTCAGAAGGCTTCAGGAGCCCGTTTAAATGCAAGAGCAGTGTAGACTTGCCCGAACCGGTATGACCAATAATGGCGGTGTAGGAGCCCGATGGGATAGTCACATTGACGTCACGCAATGCCCGTTTTTCGAAAGGCGAATCCTTCGCATATAAATAGCCTACTTGTTGAAGTACGATGTCCATAGTTCATTCACCAACTCTTCTTCCGACATATGGTTGCCATTCAATTCAATGCCCTCATTTCGAAGATAACCGGACAGTTTCATGGAAAACGGCAAATCCAGACCGATCGCTTCCAGCTCGTCTCCTCTTTCGAAAATCTGCGGAGGTGTCCCGATGGCAAGCACCTTTCCTTGATTCATGACGATGACACGGTCAGCCAATAGAACCTCTTCCAAGTCATGCGTAATAGAGAGGACCGTCAAACCGGTTTGCCGTTTCAGTTCCTCCACCACTCGGATAACTTCATCCCTGCCTTGCGGATCCAACATGGAGGTCGCCTCGTCCAGAATCAACAGCTCAGGCTCCAGGGCAAGCGCCCCTGCAATGGCCACACGCTGCTTCTGACCCCCGGATAAGTGATGCGGCTCATGGTCGAGGAATGACTCCATCTTCACTTGAGCCAGTGCTGCGTGCACCCGCGGCACCATTTTCTCAAAAGGAACTCCATTGTTCTCTAGAGCAAACGCGACATCATCTTGGACGGTCGAACCGACAAACTGATTGTCGGGATTTTGGAAGACAATGCCCATTCGTGAACGGATATCCCAAAGATTCTCTTCGCCTAAATCCTCCAGAAAAACGCGGATCGTTCCTTCACTCGGAAACAAGAGACCGATGATCAATTTGGCCAATGTCGATTTACCAGAACCATTATGTCCCACAATCGCGATCCATTCACCTTCCCGGATCGTGAATGAAATATCGTCCAATGCTTTTCTGCTTTCCTGCTCATCCTCCGATGCATATGTGAATGAAACATGCTCCAACGAAAGAATTTCCTTCATTTCGACCACCCCAGACTGAATCGTTATGTATCTTGTGGAACCGCAAGTCCGTGAAAGGATCCCTCCACTGTGACCCGTTTAGCAAAACTTTACATTGACAGGCTGTTACGGCCTCCACCCATCGCAACTGTGGTGGGGGTCTTACAGCCAGTGAATGCCGGCTCTAATGCGTAAGAAAATAAAAAAAGCGCGCACCTCATCCGAAGAAATGCGCTCATATCTATAACTGATACCGGGTGCTCAATCCGAATCAGCGGATGAGGTACGTAGAGCTAGACCAATGGAGGAACAGTGCCTGCCATCAATCGTAACACTCAGCTTTTCATATTGTCGTATAAATTATTTGAAAAGAAGGGTGTGGCTATGCGTATGCCAGACACACCCTCCTCAAATTCCAAGCAGATCGGTCGGCATGCGTACCGTCCTTCTAGTTGGATTAAACTAATTCGATAACTACTACAGGTGCTCCATCGCCACGGCGAGGTCCCATTTTCATGATACGTGTGTAACCGCCTTGGCGATCTGCATAGCGTGGCGCTACTGTATCAAACAATTTTTGCAATGCAAAAGTCGTTTGCTCTTTGCCCTCTTCGTCTTCAGTTACAATCACTTCACGACGGATGAACTCAGCAGCTTGACGACGCGCATGCAAATCTCCACGCTTACCAAGAGTGATCATTTTTTCGACTACGGAACGCAATTCTTTTGCGCGCGCTTCAGTCGTTTGGATACGCTCATGAATAATGAGGTCTGTCGCTAAGTCGCGTAGCATCGCTTTACGTTGTGAACTTGTGCGTCCAAGTTTTCTGTATGCCATAGAAGTTTCCCTCCCTCAATTTATTTCTTAATCTTCCGAGCGTAACCCGAGGTTCAACTCGTCCAATTTCGCCTTCACTTCTTCAAGTGATTTACGGCCAAGATTTCGCACTTTCATCATTTCGTCCTCCGACTTGTTGGCAAGTTCAAGAACTGTATTGATGCCTGCACGTTTCAGGCAGTTATAAGAACGAACGGAAAGGTCAAGTTCTTCAATCGTCATTTCAAGCACTTTTTCTTTCTGATCTTCTTCCTTTTCCACCATGATTTCAGCAGATTGTGCTTCGTCGGTCATACCGACAAAAATGTTCAGATGCTCCGTCAGGATTTTTGCTCCGAGCGAAACAGCTTCTTTCGGACCGATGCTGCCATCTGTCCAAATATCAAACGTCAACTTGTCAAAGTTTGTGCTTTGACCGACCCGTGTGTTTTCAACTTGGAAATTGACGCGTGAAACTGGAGTGTAAATAGAGTCAATCGGAATAACACCAATCGCAAGATCCTCACGTTTGTTC harbors:
- a CDS encoding energy-coupling factor transporter transmembrane protein EcfT, encoding MMEKMIFGRYIPGHSFVHRLDPRSKLIFVFLFIVAVFFANNTATYAVLLAFTLLTIITARIRFYFLFNGLKPILFLVAFTLLMHFIFTKEGPILFEWKFIRIYEEGLRQGIYISIRFLVLVLMTTILTLTTSPISITDGMETLLNPLKKLKLPVHELALMMSISLRFIPTLMDETDKIMKAQLARGSDLTTGSLKERIKAVVPLLVPLFVSAFKRAEDLAIAMEVRGYRGGEGRTRYRQLDWQWRDTIALVIFGLLLVALLLLRS
- a CDS encoding energy-coupling factor ABC transporter ATP-binding protein, whose protein sequence is MDIVLQQVGYLYAKDSPFEKRALRDVNVTIPSGSYTAIIGHTGSGKSTLLLHLNGLLKPSEGSVCVGSTVITSDTKGKALKDVRKQVGIVFQFPEHQLFEETVEKDIMFGPLNFGIPVEEARSRAHELIKLLGLPPDVAQKSPFDLSGGQMRRVAIAGVLAFNPSVLILDEPTAGLDPRGRKEIMELFHRLHVEENLTTVLVTHSMEDAARYADQVLVMHDGTSVLSGTPEDVFGKAEELASYRLGIPRSVRFQRDFEKLTGKPLGRLALTEEQLAKEMAVVLKEAGGQK
- a CDS encoding energy-coupling factor ABC transporter ATP-binding protein; its protein translation is MKEILSLEHVSFTYASEDEQESRKALDDISFTIREGEWIAIVGHNGSGKSTLAKLIIGLLFPSEGTIRVFLEDLGEENLWDIRSRMGIVFQNPDNQFVGSTVQDDVAFALENNGVPFEKMVPRVHAALAQVKMESFLDHEPHHLSGGQKQRVAIAGALALEPELLILDEATSMLDPQGRDEVIRVVEELKRQTGLTVLSITHDLEEVLLADRVIVMNQGKVLAIGTPPQIFERGDELEAIGLDLPFSMKLSGYLRNEGIELNGNHMSEEELVNELWTSYFNK
- the rplQ gene encoding 50S ribosomal protein L17 yields the protein MAYRKLGRTSSQRKAMLRDLATDLIIHERIQTTEARAKELRSVVEKMITLGKRGDLHARRQAAEFIRREVIVTEDEEGKEQTTFALQKLFDTVAPRYADRQGGYTRIMKMGPRRGDGAPVVVIELV
- a CDS encoding DNA-directed RNA polymerase subunit alpha, yielding MIEIEKPKIETVMISEDSKFGKFIIEPLERGYGNTLGNSLRRVLLSSLPGAAVTSIQIDGVLHEFSTIEGVVEDVATIILNVKKLALKIYSDDEKVIEIDVKGEGVVTAADITHDSDVEVLNPDLHIATLGKNGHLRMRMYAVRGRGYAPSDQNKREDLAIGVIPIDSIYTPVSRVNFQVENTRVGQSTNFDKLTFDIWTDGSIGPKEAVSLGAKILTEHLNIFVGMTDEAQSAEIMVEKEEDQKEKVLEMTIEELDLSVRSYNCLKRAGINTVLELANKSEDEMMKVRNLGRKSLEEVKAKLDELNLGLRSED